One Tamandua tetradactyla isolate mTamTet1 chromosome 20, mTamTet1.pri, whole genome shotgun sequence DNA segment encodes these proteins:
- the LOC143664214 gene encoding NUT family member 2G-like codes for MKPGVSLYPFTAQPISLPPPAPPHPLPGVQHPLPILNPSFPPGTFLVQPAFPGTLLVTGNGGPVTSGPGADRAIFQVWNQGGSTAAPQTQTFLLPQNPHISTASGILAGGGQLPPPMILTASTVQTIRPDTAVGGTQAAVGGWWPGIPPQAPPPVSQLTPIFPPGNATSMPQGSSREGGPVSTHMKPSQDDSQNPNSVYENFRRWQRYKSLARMHFCLSPDTEAFSCFLIPVLRSLARRKPNMPLEEGLHRAVQEWQHTSNFDRMIYYEMAEKFMEFEIEEESQIETVKERNHSHRPPVPAPPNLDLQVPSGTVESQQTVPIPKKSSPKGQGPKKQQHRHRHSLKKKAPEEIPLEAIKEYIDIMDWLEGTLPCDSEKTEGKWEGEDNDEQQEEHEMYPDPELLSYLDKLCAEEDFITKVEAVIHPRFLEELLSPGEDIDFLTLIEELQQEEGLTATQLVEKRLLGLKDGEGVKATPSYDIPRMYSVTSMGKKSHGTDCRDDYGSLLGDKININTPQCDGRGDNNLDIPKDLAVSQRRQECPYIMTTQFTSPCSSPTLGSRDKETHQETSSARETSRPADRSSGEEEEELPSLAFLLAPGYRLLPWASFRHTHSNSGHLPTRAQGAQRASQNLSSKNRGLSHTPCTAATSPRRAVSDSQSSAEKTPQLVTESGVPGRLLSALNLVRNTQPQKRK; via the exons ATGAAGCCTGGAGTCTCCCTGTATCCTTTCACTGCACAGCCCAtttccctgccccctcctgccccaCCACACCCACTTCCCGGGGTGCAGCACCCACTGCCCATCCTGAATCCATCTTTCCCTCCTGGCACCTTTCTAGTGCAGCCTGCTTTCCCCGGGACACTATTGGTGACAGGAAATGGGGGCCCTGTCACCAGTGGGCCTGGAGCTGACAGGGCCATTTTCCAAGTCTGGAACCAAGGGGGATCAACTGCAGCTCCACAAACTCAGACCTTTCTCCTTCCTCAGAACCCCCACATTTCGACTGCCTCAGGGATCCTTGCCGGGGGTGGTCAGCTTCCCCCTCCCATGATCTTGACAGCTTCTACAGTGCAGACCATTAGACCTGACACTGCTGTGGGGGGCACCCAGGCTGCTGTGGGCGGTTGGTGGCCCGGCATTCCCCCTCAAGCTCCACCACCAGTTTCCCAGCTGACCCCCATTTTTCCTCCAGGAAATGCTACATCTATGCCACAGGGGTCCTCCAGGGAGGGAGGCCCTGTGTCCACCCACATGAAGCCCTCACAGGATGACTCCCAGAACCCGAACAGTGTTTACGAGAACTTCCGACGGTGGCAGCGCTACAAGTCCCTGGCCCGGATGCACTTCTGCCTTAGTCCTGATACTGAAGCTTTTTCCTGCTTTCTAAT CCCAGTGCTTCGATCCCTGGCCCGTCGGAAGCCCAATATGCCCCTGGAGGAGGGACTGCATAGAGCCGTGCAGGAATGGCAACACACGAGCAACTTTGACAGGATGATTTACTACGAGATGGCAGAAAA GTTTATGGAGTTTGAGATTGAGGAAGAAAGTCAGATTGAGACAGTGAAGGAGAGAAATCATTCCCATCGACCTCCCGTTCCAGCTCCTCCAAACCTTGATCTTCAGGTGCCCTCGGGCACTGTGGAAAGCCAACAGACAG TGCCTATTCCAAAGAAGTCAAGCCCTAAGGGGCAGGGTCCAAAAAAACAGCAACACAGGCACCGGCACAGTCTGAAGAAGAAGGCACCTGAGGAGATTCCACTTGAAGCCATCAAAGAGTATATTGACATCATGgattggctggagggaacttTGCCCTGTGACTCTGAGAAGACAGAAGGGAAGTGGGAAGGGGAAGATAATGATGAGCAGCAGGAAGAGCATGAAATGTATCCAGACCCAGAACTCCTGAGCTACTTGGACAAGCTGTGTGCAGAGGAAGACTTTATTACAAAG GTAGAGGCTGTCATTCACCCTCGATTCCTGGAAGAATTGCTTTCCCCTGGAGAAGATATAGATTTCTTGACCCTAATAGAAGAGCTGCAACAGGAGGAAGGACTCACTGCCACACAG CTGGTTGAGAAACGTCTTCTGGGCTTGAAAGATGGGGAGGGTGTGAAAGCCACCCCAAGTTATGACATACCCAGAATGTACTCGGTGACTTCCATGGGCAAGAAGAGCCATGGAACAGACTGCAGAGATGACTATGGCTCACTTCTAGGggataaaattaatattaataccCCACAGTGTGACGGCAGAGGAGACAACAACCTGGATATCCCTAAGGACCTTGCTGTGTCtcaaagaagacaagaatgtcctTATATCATGACCACACAATTCACATCTCCTTGCAGTTCCCCTACTTTGGGAAGCAGGGATAAGGAAACTCATCAAGAAACATCCTCTGCAAGGGAAACTTCCAGGCCAGCAGACAGGTCCAgtggagaggaggaagaggagctcCCAAGCCTTGCCTTTCTCTTGGCGCCTGGGTATCGCCTACTGCCATGGGCAAGTTTCAGGCATACTCACTCTAACTCCGGTCATCTGCCTACTAGAGCTCAAGGGGCCCAGCGAGCATCCCAGAATTTATCTTCTAAGAACAGAGGTCTCAGTCATACTCCATGTACTGCTGCCACTTCTCCAAGGAGAGCTGTTTCTGATAGCCAATCTTCTGCTGAAAAGACACCCCAACTAGTGACTGAGTCTGGGGTCCCTGGGAGGCTACTTTCAGCATTGAATTTGGTTAGAAACACTCAACCTCAAAAAAGAAAGTGA